In Glandiceps talaboti chromosome 4, keGlaTala1.1, whole genome shotgun sequence, a single window of DNA contains:
- the LOC144434303 gene encoding MAM and LDL-receptor class A domain-containing protein 1-like has protein sequence MTTKSLVVAIAIYFAVAASQNLDCDFETDLCSWVQSTDDSFDFTRQQGETASPDTGPSGDHTKGDNGYYIYIENSADNDAGDSARLNSPSVSFTANQPKCLSFWYNMYGAHIGSLNVYLKSSTLGSTVWSRKTTYGDKWIQAQVNLLVSSDVSRTIVLEAAQGYNILGDIAIDDITFQSGYCSPANMSCDFENGLCGGAHDVNGDFNWALIRGDANVGPAVDHTYEAISGHYLYANASSSNSGQVARYISKTFSTDSSRCLQFFYARSGASMGVLSVRLKIDNIMSHPVWMRNLALGDSWNLAQFSLRQQNNFALVFEIVRTNADTGYVALDDFQILDSDCTNPTECNFEDGRCSWINSLVDDDIYWIMNMGTTATGDTGPSVDHTTGSDTGTYLLMDASGSSTDVKAKLYSEVLSAGQDYRCLEFWYYMYGINMGTLQVDVTIAEDPDSPDTIWTLSGNQNDKWNYGKIPFKALKESQIIFIGTRGDGSKSDIAIDDIVISNGYCIGAPNGATVHPPTVAPTPSGNPCGFGKFTCRNGVCIDASQYCNFARDCTDNSDEVDCPTTCNFQSNECGWSEGTPNDKFNWHRARGYDTRATPDIAPRYDHTRKSLYYYYSYIAMVGAYVYPYETAEYYSPAFAVAAPKCRLDFWWYQYGIYPYYFEVWIKADDVETRVFSFYGTKGDQWNNMIVGIGKRTSPWQVAFKKRRYSSYNAATAVDDITFLDCSPPQPVGFCDTSSKFWCTTTRACIDKTAVCDMQDDCDDNSDEQHCGCYVIQSLRHSDRWGMFMQMIARLMNSHSFRRG, from the exons ATGACGACAAAAAGTTTGGTTGTCGCAATAGCGATATATTTCGCTGTGGCAG CTTCCCAAAATTTGGACTGTGATTTTGAAACTGACTTGTGTAGCTGGGTCCAGTCAACAGACGATTCCTTTGATTTCACAAGACAGCAAGGTGAAACTGCCTCTCCAGACACCGGACCTAGTGGAGACCACACTAAGGGAG ATAATggttactacatatatatagaaaacaGCGCGGATAACGATGCCGGCGATTCAGCAAGACTCAACAGTCCGAGTGTCTCGTTCACAGCTAATCAGCCCAAGTGTTTATCCTTCTg GTACAACATGTATGGAGCACACATTGGTTCATTGAATGTCTACTTGAAGAGTAGCACTCTTGGTAGTACAGTGTGGAGTAGAAAAACTACGTATGGAGATAAGTGGATACAAGCTCAGGTTAATCTTCTAGTGTCGTCAGATGTATCGAGGACTATTGTTTTGGAAGCCGCACAGGGATATAATATATTGGGAGATATAGccattgatgacatcacattccaAAGTGGTTATTGCTCTCCAG CTAATATGAgttgtgattttgaaaatggATTATGCGGTGGTGCACACGATGTCAATGGTGATTTCAATTGGGCTCTCATCAGAGGAGATGCTAATGTTGGCCCTGCCGTGGATCATACATATGAAGCCATAAGTG GTCATTACTTATATGCGAATGCATCATCTAGCAACTCTGGTCAAGTCGCTCGATATATCTCAAAGACGTTCTCAACGGATTCAAGTCGATGTCTTCAATTCTTCTACGCTAGAAGTGGTGCTAGCATGGGTGTCTTGAGTGTACGACTTAAAATCGATAACATCATGAGCCACCCGGTGTGGATGCGAAATTTAGCACTTGGAGATAGCTGGAATCTGGCACAATTCTCATTAAGACAACAGAACAATTTTGCGCTTGTGTTTGAAATTGTACGGACCAATGCTGACACAGGATATGTAGCATTAGATGACTTTCAGATCCTGGACAGTGACTGTACAAATCCAA CTGAGTGTAATTTTGAAGATGGCAGGTGCTCATGGATAAACAGTTTGGTTGATGACGACATATACTGGATAATGAACATGGGTACTACAGCAACAGGTGATACAGGACCATCGGTAGATCATACCACAGGATCAGATACTG GCACTTACCTGTTGATGGACGCTTCAGGGTCCAGTACCGATGTCAAAGCTAAGCTGTACAGTGAAGTGCTTTCAGCAGGACAGGACTACAGATGTCTAGAATTCTGGTACTACATGTACGGTATTAATATGGGTACTCTCCAAGTAGACGTCACCATTGCCGAAGACCCGGATTCCCCAGATACCATATGGACATTAAGTGGTAACCAGAATGATAAATGGAATTATGGTAAAATCCCATTCAAAGCTCTCAAGGAGTCCCAG ATAATCTTTATTGGTACACGTGGAGATGGTTCGAAGAGTGATATTGCAATTGATGATATTGTCATCAGCAACGGTTACTGTATAG GTGCACCAAATGGAGCTACAGTTCATCCACCAACCGTTG CTCCAACACCCAGTGGTAATCCTTGTGGTTTTGGCAAATTTACCTGTAGAAATGGTGTATGTATCGATGCTTCTCAATACTGTAACTTTGCCCGTGACTGTACAGACAACTCGGATGAAGTCGATTGCC CTACAACATGTAACTTTCAGTCTAATGAGTGTGGATGGTCTGAGGGTACTCCAAATGACAAGTTTAACTGGCACCGAGCACGTGGTTATGATACACGAGCAACACCAGATATAGCACCAAGATATGATCATACCAGGAAGTCTTTATATT ACTATTATTCCTATATCGCCATGGTTGGTGCCTACGTCTACCCATACGAGACCGCAGAATACTACAGTCCAGCATTCGCAGTGGCAGCTCCTAAATGTAGACTAGATTTTTGGTGGTACCAATATGGCATATACCCATATTATTTTGAGGTTTGGATAAAAGCAGATGATGTAGAAACTagagtgttttcattttatggCACTAAGGGCGATCAGTGGAATAACATGATTGTAGGAATTGGGAAGAGGACATCACCATGGCAG GTGGCATTTAAGAAAAGACGTTATAGCTCATACAATGCAGCGACGGCCGTTGATGACATAACATTTCTTGATTGTTCTCCACCACAACCTGTTGGATTCTGTGACACGTCGAGCAAGTTTTGGTGCACGACCACGAGAGCATGTATTGACAAAACTGCAGTTTGCGACATGCAAGATGACTGTGACGACAACTCAGATGAACAACATTGTG gatgCTATGTTATACAGAGTTTACGACACTCTGACAGATGGGGTATGTTCATGCAAATGATTGCACGTCTCATGAATTCTCATTCCTTTAGACGTGGATAA